The DNA window ATTCTTTTGGGATAAATAGATTGCGATTATCTTTTATTTCAATGGCTTTTTTCAATTCAACAATAGTATTCAATTTTCCTTCTTCAAGAATGCTTTTTTTTCAATTCTGTAAGCAATTCCTCATTGCTGAAATCATCCCAAGTTAAGTCATATGCCGTGCAGCGCAGAATCATTTTGCTTACTAACATTTTTATAGCCGGAAAACCAATACCTCCTATTATTACTTTAATATAATCATCCATTGTTTGCTGTTTTTTGACTTTATCCTTAATGCCTTGAATCTCTTCTTATGTTTTTTTTAAAACGCAGTTCTTTCATACAACATGCTATCAATGCGTTCACGCAATTGCCTTACACTCCATCGTTCGTTGCTGCAAATCTGCATGTAGAATTCGCGTTGCAAATCGTCTTTAATATAAATTTGTGCGACCAACTTAATTCTCCCGACAGTGCAGAGATAATCCGTTTGGAGGGAATAGTCTCTACAGTGTAGAGACAATTCGAAATCTGTTGTTTGGTCCAGCCTTTGCCAAAATCTTCGGTTAGTTTTTGAGATAAATTTTCAATGACTTGTTCGCCTTAACCTGCTCTTTTATTTTGAAGAATTTCGGATTTAATCATGTTGCCAATGTTTCAGTAAAACATGGTAAGCTGCTGGTTAACAGTAACGGCAATGGCAACTTTGCTTTCGTATACCAATTGACAAATGGCATCTCGTACAACGCAGCAGTACTTAATTTATTTGATTTATTTTTACCCATGCTATTTAAGCCCTAATTGCCGTAAAGTAAGTCGTCTATCAGGCCTGTATCATTCATCTTTATCCAAATGTAAAATTGCCATCTATACTAAAAAACAAGTTTCGTTTTTTGTGGAACAGTTTGTTGTATATTTGAAGAGCACTTTTACGAGTGACTTTAGGTTGTATAATTAAGTTCGCTTAGCTGTACAACCGCTTATGTTAAATGGATTAAATGAAAAAACAATTTTTATTTTTTATACTGTTAGTACTTATCCTAAAGGTAAATGCGCAACTATTACCTGCAAACCTCAATTGCACTGATTCGAAAATATGGTTAAAGACCAATTATTACAATGGCATACATCAAACACTGGGCTATTCGCTTGCCCGAAAAAAAATGTATGCTTATATCGATAATCATAATGACTCGGTAGAGTGCGTGTATTCTGGCTTTAAGGTTTATAATGCGTATGGCAACGAAATTACTTTTCCGGCTCCGGTAAATACTGAGCACTCGGTGCCACAAAGTTTTTTTAGTAGTATGGATCCTATGCTTAGCGACATTCATCATTTGTTTCCATCATACGATTTATGGAACACCGACCGCGGCAGCAATCCTTTTATGGATATACCTGACAACAATACTGTTAAATGGGTAATCAACAATTACTCGCAAAGCAATATACCAAGTAATAATATTGATGGCTACAGCGAATACCGACCAACAGATTACGAACCTCGCGAATCACACAAAGGCGATTTAGCGCGAGCACTAGCATATTTTTATACCATGTATCCATCGGTTGGGCCTTTAACTGATGTAATTAGCCTCAATACAATGTTGCAATGGAATACGCAGGACCCTCCCAATCAAGACGAAATTGACCGCAACAATGCCATTGCATTTTATCAGGGAAATCGAAATCCATATATTGATTATCCATCGTGGATGATTCAGGCATTTGTTTGTAATATTTCGATAGCCGATGTTGATTTAGCAAGTAATTGGTCTGTTTATCCCAACCCTGCAAAAGATATACTCTTTGTAAAAAATGAATTGGCTTTTACACAAGGAATTATTTCGGTTTATAGCATGTCGGGCACACTGGTTTATTCGCAAAAAACAGATGATACAACCACTCAACTAGATATTAGCAAATTGAATGGTGGAGTGTACATCCTGCAGTACAATGCAGGCACCTTTATGTTTCAGCGAAAAATTGTTGTTATCAGATAAGCTTGCCAGGCAAAAATTATCGCTCTCTTTTGCAGATATTTATTTGTTACAAACATCATCTAAACTCCAAAAAAAATCTGGCAATAACTATTTCCGCTATTGATACTAAAACCCCAATGATCATGCATAAAATGTGCTTCTGTTCATATTAATAAAACACGGTGGGTTTGCACATATTGCTTGCTAAGCTAAAAATTAATTTCGTACGTTACTACGGATATAACATTAAAAAAATACTTGGTATAGGGTGATAGTTAATATTCATCGTCTGCGTTTTTAAAAAAAAACAATTGTATGTTAGAAAATTTACCACCGTACCTATACGTAGTATTTGGAATTACAACCCTGGCAACGTTGCTTCTTTTCATTTGGGCAATTAAAAATTCTGCAATTGACAACATTCGAAAAAAATCAACCCTACTGTTTTCTATATTAATAATTTGGCTGGCAATTCAAGCGGCCCTCAGCATAAGCAACTTTTACAACGCTGATACCAACACACTGCCGCCAAAAATAGTATTAACAGGCATACTACCTGCCATAGCAAGCATAGTGCTATTGTTTGCCACCTCCAGAGGGAGGCAATTTATTGATAGCTTACCACTAAAACATCTAACGTATATCAACACCGTTAGAGTTCCGGTTGAACTAGTTTTATATTGGCTTTATTTAAATAAATCTATCCCTGTACTGATGACATTTGAAGGACGAAACTTTGACATACTTGCCGGTATTACTGCACCTGTAATAGCATACTTTGGTTTTACAAAGCAGGTAATTGGTCGCAAGGTAATTATAGGCTGGAACATCGTTTGTTTGGGACTTCTACTTAATATTGTAGTAAGTGCATTTTTTTCTGCTCCTTCTCCATTACAACAACTTGCATTTGACCAACCCAATATTGCAATACTAAATTTTCCTTTTAGCTGGCTACCAACATTTATAGTTCCTATTGTGTTGCTCGTTCACCTTGCATCGTTACTACAATTGCTAAAACCGTTTAATAAAAGCTCGGGGCCTGAAAAAAAAATTTTCAGGTTATCCATTATCTTCTGCAAACCACTCGGAATATGAAGTTGGGGTTTCTTCAAGTTTCATGTAAATAAGTTGCAGGTTGTCGGGAATTAAAGGTGTCAACACGTTATTAAAATGCAAAAGAAGATTTTCGCAAGTAGGTTGTTTTTCGAGGAAGATTATTTTTTCAAATTCACTTTTCAGAAGTTCGTCCATCGTGCTATGAGGCGAATTTTTGTTTAGCACCAATGCATGATCAAAGTGTGCCAGAATATTTTCAAAAACGATTTTCTTTATTTGACTAAAGTCAACTACCATTCCTAATTTGGGATGATAAGCCTCATCTAATGGATAACCCTTAACCGTAACCGTTAATCGGTAGGTATGCCCATGGATGTTTTTGCATGGCCCATCATAGCCATACAATGCGTGGGCTACATCCATTAAAAAAACTTTGCTTACCCGCACTAATTGCTTCATACGTTTTGAATATTATGACCAAAAAAATTACCATTGCGCTCCGGGATAAGCGCGTTGGAGGTATTGCATTTCGCACAGCAAATGGCCAAGATGCTCGGTATGTACACCATTGTAGCCTCCTCCAATCTTATTAATCACATCAGGAATTTTTAAATCAGCTTCTGCAATCAATGCGTTAACATCGCTTTCCCAATGCGGATATAATTGCTCGTGACTAATACCTAAGCCCAAATCGACCAATTGCATATCGGTTTCATTCATGGCAAACATATCGTCTTTGTATCGCCACAATTGATTCAGTGCAAATTGTGTGCGTGTGTTGCTTTCTTCGGTACCCATGCCAAGTCTCATTATCCAATCGCGGCTATGACGAATGTGATAGTTTGTTTCTTTCACGGCTTTGGCTGCAAATCCCTGTAGCATAAGATTGTTACTGTTGCACAAGTGATGATACAAATGCCTGGCAAAAACCGAAAACAAAAATTGCCTTACCATAGTAAAAGCAAAGTCGCCATTAGGTTGCTCCACCATGAGGCAATTGTAATACATGCGTTCGCTTCTTAAAAAGGCAAGTTCATCGGCAGAGGTTTCTTTTGCGCTTAATGTTACAGCATATTCATAAAGCATCTCTGCCTGACCAAGTAAATCCAACGAAATATTTGTTAATGCCAGATCTTCTTCCAAAAAAGGGCCGCGACTGCACCAAGCTGCCAGGCGCTGCGATAAGATCATGTTGTTGTCGGCAAGCCTGAGCGAATAATTATATAAAGCATGGTTAACATTCATTGCATTAAAGGTTTTTGGTGCCTTGTGGCATTTTATAAAAATTTGGTGTTCGATAAATCTTATCGGCTGCAGGATCAAAAAATTCCTGCTCCATATCCGGAGTTGTAGCTGCAATACAGTCGGTAGGTACTACCCACAAACTGCGGCCTTCGCTTCTGCGTGTATAAATATCGCGAGCATTTTGCAATGCCATGTTTTTATCCGATGCATGTACACTGCCTTGATGCTCAAATGGGCTTCCGCTTTTTACTTGTAAAAAAACTTCCCATTGTGGCAGTTGATCAACTTTGTGTTCCATTATTTTATTAGTTTAACTGATGTTGATTTTTGTTGATTTTTTTTGTTCGTATTTCATTGCTGCTTCTCGTACCCACGCGGCTTCGTTGTGATATTTTATATGATGTGCTATGCGTTGTTCATTGCATGGACCATTCCCCTTTATCACACTGTTAAATTCGTCCCAGTTAAGTTCGCTAGTTTGCCAATGCATGGTCTCCTTATTATAAGTAAGCATTTTATCAGGAATGGAAAGTCCAATATGATGTGCCTGCTCCACCGTGCGATCAATAAAACGTTGCCTCAACTTATCGTTACTTTCAACTTTTACTTTCCAACGCATCGACTCCTGCGTATGTGGCGAATCGCTATCGTGGGGGCCAAACATCATGAGCGAAGGCGCCCACCAACGATTCATGGCATCCTGTGCCATTTCCTTTTGGTCTGAGGTGCCATTCATCATCCGTGCCATGATCTCATACCCTTGCCGCTGATGAAACCCCTCTTCTTTGCAAATACGTACCATAGCGCGTGCGTAAGGCCCATACGAACTTTTAGCAAGCATGGTTTGATTCACTATAGCAGCACCGTCAACCAGCCAGCCAATAGCGCCTATGTCGGCCCAAGTGAGTGTTGGGTAGTTGAATATGCTTGAATATTTTGCTTTGCCTTCATGCAACATCTGTATCAAGCTTGAGCGGTCAATGCCAAATGTTTCGGCAGCCGAATACAGATACAATCCATGTCCTGCCTCGTCCTGAATTTTTGCAAGCAGTATTTTTTTTGCGCGCAAGGTAGGGGCACGCAACACCCAATTACCTTCGGGCTGCATGCCTATCACTTCGGAGTGTGCATGTTGCGACATTTGTCTCAACAAAGTTTTACGGTATCCTTCTGGCATCCAGTCGCGAGGTTCAATTTTTTCTCCAGCATCTATGCGCTCCTGGAATTTTTTTTCCAATTCACTTTCGTTCATCCTTTTTGTTTGCTTTATAATGTTCCCCTTCGTGCCTGCTCTGCCTCAATACTTTCAAACAATGCTTTAAAGTTGCCCTTGCCAAAACTCTTGGCCCCTTTGCGTTGTATGATTTCGAAAAACAGCGTTGGTCTGTCTTCAACCGGCTTGGTAAATATTTGCAACAGGTATCCTTCTTCATCGCGATCAACCATTATGCCCCACTTCTTCAACTCTTCCATATCTTCTTCTATTATTCCTACACGATCGCGCACCGTATCGTAGTAAGAACCGGGTACGTACAAAAACTCAACACCACGTTTACGAATTTCCGAAATAGTAAACACTATATCATCTGTAGCAACTGCAATATGCTGGCATCCTGCTCCATTGTAAAAATCAAGATACTCTTCTACCTGCGATTTTTTCTTTCCATGAGCGGGCTCATTTATTGGGAATTTGATGTAACCATTGCCATTGGTCATCACCTTACTCATTAATGCTGTGTACTCGGTCGAAATATCTTTATCATCAAAAGTTACCAGATTAAAAAAGCCCATCACCTCAGCATAAAATTTACTCCATATATTCATTCCTCCTAACTCAACATTGCCTACCATGTGATCTATATATTTTAAGCCTGTTGGTGCAGGATGGTACTCCGAATTCCAACTTTCGAAACCGGGAAGAAAAACACCTTTATAATTTTTTCGTTCAATAAATAAATGAACTGTATCTCCATACGTATGTATTCCCGAACGTTTTATTTCTCCATCTTTATCTGTTAAGGTTTCCGGATTTAAATAAGGTTTGGCACCACGCTTTGTAGTTTGCTCAAAAGCATCGTAGGCATCATCTACCCAAAGTGCAATTACTCTTACACCATCGCCATGCTTCTGTATATGTTCGGCTACATCGCCATCTTTTACCAGTGGAGTAGTAAGTACCAATCTTATTTTTCCTTGTTGCAACACGTAGGAGGTGCGGTCGCGAACACCTGTTTCGAGGCCCGCGTATGCAAGGTCCTGAAACCCGAAAGCTGTCTTATAAAAGTGTGCTGCCTGCTTGGCATTGCCAACATAGAACTCCACATAGTCTGTTCCTAATAAGGGAAGA is part of the Bacteroidota bacterium genome and encodes:
- a CDS encoding endonuclease; protein product: MKKQFLFFILLVLILKVNAQLLPANLNCTDSKIWLKTNYYNGIHQTLGYSLARKKMYAYIDNHNDSVECVYSGFKVYNAYGNEITFPAPVNTEHSVPQSFFSSMDPMLSDIHHLFPSYDLWNTDRGSNPFMDIPDNNTVKWVINNYSQSNIPSNNIDGYSEYRPTDYEPRESHKGDLARALAYFYTMYPSVGPLTDVISLNTMLQWNTQDPPNQDEIDRNNAIAFYQGNRNPYIDYPSWMIQAFVCNISIADVDLASNWSVYPNPAKDILFVKNELAFTQGIISVYSMSGTLVYSQKTDDTTTQLDISKLNGGVYILQYNAGTFMFQRKIVVIR
- a CDS encoding 6-carboxytetrahydropterin synthase; translation: MKQLVRVSKVFLMDVAHALYGYDGPCKNIHGHTYRLTVTVKGYPLDEAYHPKLGMVVDFSQIKKIVFENILAHFDHALVLNKNSPHSTMDELLKSEFEKIIFLEKQPTCENLLLHFNNVLTPLIPDNLQLIYMKLEETPTSYSEWFAEDNG
- the paaC gene encoding phenylacetate-CoA oxygenase subunit PaaC; translation: MNVNHALYNYSLRLADNNMILSQRLAAWCSRGPFLEEDLALTNISLDLLGQAEMLYEYAVTLSAKETSADELAFLRSERMYYNCLMVEQPNGDFAFTMVRQFLFSVFARHLYHHLCNSNNLMLQGFAAKAVKETNYHIRHSRDWIMRLGMGTEESNTRTQFALNQLWRYKDDMFAMNETDMQLVDLGLGISHEQLYPHWESDVNALIAEADLKIPDVINKIGGGYNGVHTEHLGHLLCEMQYLQRAYPGAQW
- the paaB gene encoding 1,2-phenylacetyl-CoA epoxidase subunit B produces the protein MEHKVDQLPQWEVFLQVKSGSPFEHQGSVHASDKNMALQNARDIYTRRSEGRSLWVVPTDCIAATTPDMEQEFFDPAADKIYRTPNFYKMPQGTKNL
- the paaA gene encoding 1,2-phenylacetyl-CoA epoxidase subunit A: MNESELEKKFQERIDAGEKIEPRDWMPEGYRKTLLRQMSQHAHSEVIGMQPEGNWVLRAPTLRAKKILLAKIQDEAGHGLYLYSAAETFGIDRSSLIQMLHEGKAKYSSIFNYPTLTWADIGAIGWLVDGAAIVNQTMLAKSSYGPYARAMVRICKEEGFHQRQGYEIMARMMNGTSDQKEMAQDAMNRWWAPSLMMFGPHDSDSPHTQESMRWKVKVESNDKLRQRFIDRTVEQAHHIGLSIPDKMLTYNKETMHWQTSELNWDEFNSVIKGNGPCNEQRIAHHIKYHNEAAWVREAAMKYEQKKSTKINIS
- the hppD gene encoding 4-hydroxyphenylpyruvate dioxygenase, producing MITEDLTAVKNFNYSETKKIFEGAQDFLPLLGTDYVEFYVGNAKQAAHFYKTAFGFQDLAYAGLETGVRDRTSYVLQQGKIRLVLTTPLVKDGDVAEHIQKHGDGVRVIALWVDDAYDAFEQTTKRGAKPYLNPETLTDKDGEIKRSGIHTYGDTVHLFIERKNYKGVFLPGFESWNSEYHPAPTGLKYIDHMVGNVELGGMNIWSKFYAEVMGFFNLVTFDDKDISTEYTALMSKVMTNGNGYIKFPINEPAHGKKKSQVEEYLDFYNGAGCQHIAVATDDIVFTISEIRKRGVEFLYVPGSYYDTVRDRVGIIEEDMEELKKWGIMVDRDEEGYLLQIFTKPVEDRPTLFFEIIQRKGAKSFGKGNFKALFESIEAEQARRGTL